A region from the Prevotella melaninogenica genome encodes:
- a CDS encoding helix-turn-helix domain-containing protein: MEKTLETRVEELEQMVFMNKNVLSFEEASRFLNLSKSYLYKLTSGNLIPHYKPQGKMLYFEKVELETWLRQNPIKTSAQITQEAQRYTMGNKPLMHK, translated from the coding sequence ATGGAAAAAACATTAGAAACCCGAGTTGAAGAACTCGAACAAATGGTATTCATGAATAAGAATGTGCTGAGTTTTGAAGAAGCCAGCAGGTTCTTAAACCTCTCAAAGAGTTATCTCTACAAACTCACATCGGGTAATCTGATACCGCATTATAAGCCACAAGGCAAAATGCTTTACTTTGAGAAAGTAGAACTTGAAACATGGCTACGCCAGAATCCCATTAAAACTTCTGCGCAGATAACGCAAGAAGCACAGCGGTATACCATGGGCAACAAACCTTTAATGCATAAGTAG
- a CDS encoding primase-helicase family protein has protein sequence MAQEEFIRVGTTLYKIVNQPRINGGFVKKRIVWNNETLQQDYGKDFIATVPKYDGFCTVPNHVKYQPVVDKFLNLYEPIGHQPKEGEFPHIESLIRHIFGEQYELGMDYLQLLYLQPVQKLPILLMVSEERNTGKSTFLNFLKAVFLNNVTFNTNEDFRSQFNANWTGKLLIVVDEVLLNRREDSERLKNLSTTLSYKVEAKGKDRDEISFFAKFVLCSNNELFPVIIDMGETRYWVRKIERLKSDDTDFLQKLKAEIPAFLYFLQHRTLSTHKESRMWFAPKLTFTPALQRIIRSNRNKLELEMSELCIDIMEMNNVKEISFCINDMMPLLSNTQCKYDKGQIRRIVQDIWKLTPVSNTLTYTTYQLSYNTPLYYSPIRRTGRFYTITKEQLLNF, from the coding sequence ATGGCACAAGAAGAATTTATCCGTGTTGGCACGACCTTATACAAGATTGTGAACCAACCACGCATCAATGGTGGTTTTGTCAAGAAGCGTATCGTGTGGAACAATGAGACGCTACAGCAGGACTATGGCAAGGACTTTATTGCCACTGTCCCGAAGTACGATGGTTTCTGTACAGTTCCTAATCATGTGAAATATCAGCCTGTGGTCGATAAGTTCCTGAATCTCTACGAGCCGATAGGACACCAGCCAAAAGAAGGAGAGTTCCCGCACATTGAATCCCTGATAAGACACATCTTCGGGGAACAATACGAGTTAGGTATGGACTACTTGCAGTTACTCTATCTCCAACCAGTGCAAAAACTCCCCATCCTACTGATGGTGTCAGAAGAACGCAATACAGGTAAGAGTACGTTCCTCAATTTCCTCAAAGCCGTATTCCTGAACAACGTAACATTCAACACCAACGAAGACTTCCGCAGTCAGTTCAATGCGAATTGGACAGGTAAACTGCTTATTGTGGTGGACGAGGTATTGCTCAATCGCAGGGAAGACAGTGAACGATTGAAGAATCTCAGCACAACGCTTTCCTATAAGGTGGAAGCAAAAGGCAAAGACCGAGACGAAATCTCCTTCTTTGCCAAGTTCGTGCTGTGTTCCAACAACGAGTTGTTCCCAGTCATCATAGATATGGGAGAAACCCGATATTGGGTAAGAAAGATAGAACGTCTTAAAAGCGATGACACCGACTTTCTGCAAAAGCTGAAAGCCGAAATTCCTGCCTTTCTCTATTTCCTGCAGCACCGAACGCTGTCCACTCACAAGGAAAGCCGTATGTGGTTTGCGCCCAAGCTGACCTTTACGCCAGCTTTGCAGCGCATCATCCGCAGTAACCGAAACAAGTTGGAACTTGAAATGTCAGAACTGTGTATTGACATCATGGAAATGAATAACGTTAAGGAAATCTCTTTCTGTATCAATGACATGATGCCACTTTTGAGTAATACGCAATGTAAGTATGACAAAGGACAGATAAGGAGGATAGTGCAGGACATCTGGAAACTCACACCTGTGTCCAATACGCTGACTTATACAACATATCAGTTAAGTTACAACACTCCCTTGTATTATTCGCCCATACGAAGGACTGGCAGATTTTATACAATCACCAAAGAACAACTATTGAATTTCTAA
- a CDS encoding RNA-binding domain-containing protein: protein MTIQKIQTRKEDQTFDCKSIQIAPKVLAVSIVALANADGGTIAIGVSDKTRKIEGVDQHTEKLNELLRVPLDFCNPSVPITSELLPCTDKEGNENHILLMRIPASSELHANQADEAFVRVGDKSRKLSFEERIQLMYDKGERYYEDTAVYGATADDIDMAAVERYTELIGYTKSAKQYLHENNGFITTNAKGDEQVSVACVLLFGKYPQKFFPRGRTRFIRYKGTEERVGAEMNVIKDVTFEGTILDQVKATIAYLETQVEEHTFLGQHGQFVTNRDYPKFVIQEMVVNACCHRAYNIKGTEIQIKMLDDRLVFESPGRLPGTVKPSNIRHTHFSRNPKIAQFLKAYDFVKEFGEGVDRVCRELEANGTPHLSFHLDDFILKITVPKVAETEPNRIGRVTEKVAETSNKVAEKVAEANKKVTERLIEKANAHGERLTANRIKILELMLEDPYISRADLAKNIGISETSIYRNIEVMRGRYLRRVGPDNGGFWEIIE, encoded by the coding sequence ATGACGATACAAAAAATACAGACTCGCAAGGAAGATCAGACGTTTGACTGCAAAAGCATTCAAATTGCTCCCAAGGTATTGGCTGTTTCAATTGTTGCACTTGCAAATGCCGATGGCGGAACGATTGCTATTGGTGTATCTGATAAGACTCGGAAAATAGAGGGTGTGGATCAACATACAGAGAAACTGAATGAGTTGCTTCGTGTTCCTTTAGATTTTTGTAATCCTTCTGTTCCTATTACCAGCGAATTGTTGCCATGTACGGATAAGGAGGGAAACGAAAATCATATTTTATTGATGCGTATTCCTGCAAGTTCTGAGTTGCACGCTAATCAGGCAGACGAAGCTTTTGTGCGTGTTGGTGATAAAAGCAGAAAACTGTCTTTTGAAGAACGCATACAGTTAATGTATGATAAGGGGGAGCGATACTATGAAGATACGGCTGTGTATGGTGCTACGGCTGATGACATTGATATGGCTGCTGTCGAAAGATATACAGAATTGATTGGTTATACCAAATCTGCCAAGCAATATCTACATGAGAATAATGGCTTCATAACTACCAATGCAAAGGGAGATGAGCAAGTTAGCGTGGCTTGTGTCCTGTTGTTTGGTAAATATCCACAAAAGTTCTTTCCTCGTGGGCGTACTCGCTTCATCCGTTATAAAGGTACAGAGGAGAGAGTGGGTGCAGAGATGAATGTTATTAAGGACGTAACTTTTGAAGGAACGATACTTGATCAGGTGAAAGCCACGATAGCTTATCTTGAAACTCAGGTTGAGGAACATACATTCCTTGGGCAGCATGGGCAGTTTGTAACCAATAGGGATTACCCGAAGTTTGTGATTCAAGAAATGGTTGTCAACGCTTGCTGCCACCGCGCCTACAATATTAAGGGTACAGAAATCCAAATAAAGATGCTTGACGATCGTCTTGTATTCGAGTCGCCTGGTAGATTACCCGGAACAGTCAAGCCTTCTAATATTCGTCATACCCATTTTTCACGAAATCCTAAAATTGCTCAATTCTTAAAAGCATACGACTTTGTCAAGGAGTTTGGCGAAGGGGTAGATCGTGTGTGTAGGGAGTTGGAAGCTAATGGTACACCACATTTATCCTTTCATCTTGATGATTTTATTTTGAAAATTACAGTACCGAAGGTGGCAGAAACCGAACCGAATCGAATCGGAAGGGTAACAGAAAAGGTGGCAGAAACTAGCAATAAAGTAGCAGAAAAGGTAGCAGAAGCAAATAAAAAGGTAACAGAAAGATTAATTGAAAAGGCTAATGCTCATGGAGAAAGATTAACGGCTAACCGAATCAAGATATTGGAACTGATGTTAGAAGATCCCTATATATCGAGGGCAGATTTGGCTAAAAATATAGGAATTAGTGAAACTTCCATTTATCGTAATATTGAAGTTATGCGTGGCAGATATCTCCGTCGCGTTGGACCAGATAATGGTGGCTTTTGGGAAATCATAGAATAA
- a CDS encoding HEPN domain-containing protein, producing the protein MAYTDKFQPTDELINEINTLKPHISPIALPKFTGAISVSAVTSYELAIKEILIDYASSKHHLFGGFIQNYLSRLNGRIKIPDLKNEIKKFDNILEINLETEITAVEKNEPSVRSCYQNLIQGRHSYVHANQINLSYDECIQDYELGKKIIDALHKVMV; encoded by the coding sequence ATGGCTTACACTGATAAGTTTCAACCTACGGATGAGTTGATTAATGAGATTAATACTTTAAAACCTCATATTTCACCAATAGCTTTACCTAAGTTTACTGGTGCAATCTCAGTAAGTGCCGTAACTTCATATGAACTTGCCATAAAAGAGATACTTATTGATTACGCTTCTAGTAAGCATCATTTATTTGGCGGTTTTATTCAAAATTATCTTTCTAGGTTAAATGGAAGAATAAAGATACCTGATTTAAAAAATGAAATCAAAAAATTCGACAATATTTTAGAAATAAATTTAGAAACAGAAATTACAGCAGTGGAAAAAAATGAACCATCCGTGAGATCTTGTTATCAAAACTTGATACAAGGTAGGCATTCGTACGTTCATGCAAATCAAATAAATCTCTCATATGATGAATGTATTCAAGATTATGAACTTGGGAAGAAAATAATAGATGCGTTGCATAAAGTTATGGTATAA
- a CDS encoding site-specific integrase, giving the protein MAKLENKAKENPKLEQNMLSDGRISLYLEYYLGREETPVLDENGNPVLYETGKMMGKPKVHIKHNRRKENLQLYLIAKPRTPAERQQNKETLELATKIRVEREQQFKESMLGYRLKKHRNVNFLDYYQAYIDSYTKKDLRMIKIALNRFKDFLKEQYPLYEFSIKPDLITKDMMERFVEYLQSRSVGEGAKSIYQRFKKVVRYAIDHEVMLKDPCKGVVCKVDEQILRKDVLSMDEIQSLIQCHYDNENPNVRRAFILCLYCGLRFCDVKDLTYKNIDYTNRLLKFEQSKTKGHSANSGVVIPLNDGLLSLIGKAPEELNSSIFNLPSYESCSKSVKRWVKRTGINKHISWHCARHSFAVNILNNGANIKTVASLLGHSGLKHTEKYTRAVDKLKTEAINSLPELTTI; this is encoded by the coding sequence ATGGCAAAATTAGAAAATAAAGCAAAAGAAAACCCGAAATTGGAGCAAAATATGCTTTCTGATGGTCGGATAAGTCTGTATCTGGAGTATTATCTCGGTAGAGAAGAAACACCTGTGTTGGACGAAAACGGCAATCCAGTTTTGTATGAAACAGGTAAAATGATGGGCAAGCCCAAAGTACACATTAAACACAACAGGCGAAAAGAGAATTTGCAGTTGTACTTGATAGCCAAGCCCCGTACTCCTGCGGAACGGCAACAGAACAAGGAAACTCTTGAACTGGCTACCAAAATTCGTGTAGAGCGGGAACAACAGTTTAAGGAGAGTATGCTTGGTTATCGCCTGAAGAAACACAGAAATGTCAACTTCTTAGACTATTATCAGGCGTACATAGACAGTTATACGAAGAAAGACCTGCGAATGATAAAGATAGCCTTGAATCGTTTTAAGGATTTTCTGAAAGAGCAATACCCTCTCTATGAGTTTAGTATTAAACCTGACTTGATAACCAAGGACATGATGGAACGGTTTGTAGAGTACCTGCAATCACGAAGTGTGGGTGAAGGGGCAAAGAGCATCTATCAGCGTTTCAAGAAAGTTGTGCGCTATGCCATAGACCATGAAGTGATGCTGAAAGATCCCTGCAAGGGTGTTGTGTGCAAGGTGGATGAACAGATTTTACGCAAAGATGTGTTGTCGATGGACGAAATCCAATCACTGATTCAATGCCATTACGATAACGAAAACCCTAATGTCAGACGAGCATTTATCCTCTGTCTATATTGCGGTCTGCGCTTCTGCGATGTGAAAGACCTAACCTATAAAAACATCGACTATACCAATCGCCTCCTGAAATTTGAACAGAGCAAGACCAAAGGACATTCTGCAAATAGTGGTGTAGTTATTCCTCTCAATGACGGTTTACTCTCTTTGATTGGCAAAGCACCTGAAGAATTAAATTCCTCTATCTTCAACCTCCCCTCATATGAGAGTTGCAGCAAGTCTGTAAAACGATGGGTAAAGCGTACAGGCATAAACAAACACATCAGTTGGCATTGTGCTCGCCACAGCTTTGCAGTGAACATTCTAAATAATGGTGCTAACATCAAAACTGTCGCCAGCCTATTGGGACATAGCGGATTGAAACACACCGAGAAATACACCCGTGCAGTGGATAAGTTGAAAACTGAAGCTATAAATAGTTTGCCAGAATTGACTACTATATAA
- a CDS encoding RHS repeat-associated core domain-containing protein yields MVIYHYNAAAERIMKSYGTMEDVYINGAPQGITFHETDNFTLYPASILSVNKNRFTKHYFIGDKRIASRIGTGLFNNVYGRNGSYVTAGQQDYAERMNQIQKQKEAYYKQQGIAPGVPTMKGAYGAPENTKRGYNSIIDTLGNHDVPQGWIQTPRPNTTPNTNPGLPVSWNDPSNPDAPQAGYGYIANDTTKEETFFYHSDHLGSMSYITDDHANITQYEAYLPYGELLFDEHSSSEDLPYKFNGKQFDDEIGLYYYGARYMNPITSIWYGVDPLAINNNRSLSYIYCSSNPVRFYDINGKIGIDGVIIGGLAGGLSQYLTIIIDKMETVSINSFINANKRIEGRDYLSVTWSIATGAAEGAINNGISSIVKIIKSPVAKFIAKEGIGFLLEGLENVVGRVINKKDMSVKSIVAETLISKGVGHILPSSYLKKATAEVDITILLLYIN; encoded by the coding sequence GTGGTTATCTACCATTACAACGCTGCCGCCGAACGCATTATGAAAAGTTACGGTACGATGGAGGATGTGTATATCAATGGTGCACCACAAGGTATTACTTTCCACGAGACAGACAACTTTACACTTTATCCTGCAAGTATCCTCTCTGTCAACAAGAATCGCTTTACAAAGCATTACTTCATTGGTGACAAACGAATTGCTTCAAGAATAGGAACAGGTCTGTTTAATAACGTTTATGGACGTAACGGCTCTTACGTTACTGCTGGTCAGCAGGATTATGCGGAACGCATGAATCAGATTCAGAAGCAGAAAGAGGCATACTATAAGCAGCAAGGTATTGCACCAGGTGTACCTACAATGAAGGGTGCGTATGGTGCCCCAGAGAATACAAAACGAGGATATAACTCTATCATTGACACACTCGGCAACCACGATGTGCCGCAGGGTTGGATTCAGACTCCACGCCCCAACACCACACCGAATACCAACCCCGGTCTACCTGTAAGCTGGAATGACCCAAGCAACCCTGATGCCCCACAGGCTGGTTATGGCTATATTGCCAACGACACCACAAAAGAAGAGACATTCTTCTATCATAGTGACCATTTAGGCAGTATGTCTTACATCACAGACGATCACGCCAACATCACACAGTATGAAGCTTACCTGCCATACGGTGAACTGTTATTTGACGAGCACAGTAGCAGTGAAGACCTGCCTTATAAGTTCAATGGCAAACAGTTCGATGATGAAATTGGTCTGTACTATTATGGTGCAAGGTACATGAATCCTATTACAAGTATTTGGTATGGGGTGGATCCGTTGGCAATTAATAATAATAGATCTTTAAGCTATATATATTGTTCATCTAATCCTGTGAGATTTTATGATATTAATGGGAAGATAGGCATAGATGGTGTTATAATAGGAGGACTTGCAGGTGGATTATCTCAATATTTAACTATCATTATAGATAAGATGGAGACGGTATCTATAAACTCTTTCATTAATGCAAATAAAAGAATAGAAGGGAGAGATTATTTGAGTGTTACATGGAGTATAGCAACAGGTGCAGCAGAAGGTGCTATTAATAATGGCATTTCAAGTATTGTGAAGATTATCAAAAGCCCTGTTGCAAAGTTTATAGCAAAAGAAGGCATTGGCTTCTTATTGGAAGGTCTTGAAAATGTTGTAGGGAGAGTTATAAATAAAAAAGATATGTCTGTGAAGTCTATTGTAGCTGAGACCCTCATAAGTAAAGGTGTTGGTCATATACTTCCGTCAAGCTATCTTAAAAAAGCTACAGCAGAGGTAGACATAACTATACTGTTGCTTTACATAAATTAG
- a CDS encoding RHS repeat-associated core domain-containing protein, with translation MIKDTPIRVVNDSTNETRELYWDEENQLMVLSDNGKTSRYTYNAAGERITKSYGTMEGVYINGAPQGITFHETDNFTLYPASILSVNKNRFTKHYFIGDKRVASRIGTGLFNNVYGRNGSYVTAGQQDYAERMNQIQRQKEAYYKQQGIAPGVPTMKGAYGDPENTKRGYNSIIDTLGNHDVPQGWIQTPKPNTTPNTNPGPPVSWNDPSNPDDPQAGYGYIPNDTTKEETFFYHSDHLGSTSYITDEKANITQYDAYLPYGELLVDEHSSSEELPYKFNGKQFDEETGLYYYGARYMNPMASIWYGVDPLKEKYPGITSYNYVFYNPLFFKDPNGKSAKVTINSRTKTIVISATLVFYGECASTVIASQTAADIQNSWNAAQGKVTIGKTTYNVVFQIKGEYRDTGGWLGLKGVALDIEKANNTNPEINYVEVVKYATGGSIEGVSYMDIGGNVGEFQLDNIKGPGTLTEAHEFGHSLGLKHTERDLRGKGQPNIMAPRGTFVDKSYQYNPQAKPGSKGGTLDPAKRKVTQKDIDQLNINKLNFKDGKAYLGHVSD, from the coding sequence GTGATTAAAGATACACCTATCCGAGTGGTGAATGACTCGACGAATGAGACGAGAGAACTGTACTGGGACGAGGAGAACCAGCTGATGGTGCTGTCGGACAACGGGAAGACGAGTCGTTATACTTACAACGCTGCTGGTGAGCGTATCACGAAGAGCTACGGAACGATGGAAGGTGTGTATATCAATGGTGCGCCACAGGGTATCACATTCCACGAGACGGACAACTTCACACTTTATCCTGCAAGTATCCTCTCTGTAAACAAGAATCGCTTTACAAAGCATTACTTCATTGGTGACAAACGAGTTGCTTCAAGGATAGGAACAGGTCTGTTTAATAACGTCTATGGGCGTAACGGCTCATACGTAACAGCTGGTCAGCAGGACTATGCTGAACGTATGAACCAAATACAACGTCAGAAGGAAGCATACTATAAGCAGCAGGGCATTGCCCCTGGTGTACCTACAATGAAGGGTGCGTATGGTGATCCAGAGAATACAAAACGAGGGTATAACTCTATCATTGACACACTCGGTAACCATGATGTGCCACAGGGTTGGATTCAGACTCCGAAGCCGAACACCACACCGAATACTAACCCCGGTCCACCTGTAAGCTGGAATGACCCAAGCAATCCTGATGACCCACAGGCTGGTTATGGCTATATTCCAAATGACACTACGAAAGAGGAGACCTTCTTCTATCACAGTGACCACCTCGGTAGTACATCTTATATTACAGACGAAAAAGCCAACATCACACAGTATGATGCCTACCTGCCATATGGTGAACTGTTAGTTGACGAACATAGTAGCAGTGAAGAACTGCCGTATAAGTTCAATGGCAAACAGTTCGATGAGGAAACTGGCTTGTATTATTATGGTGCAAGGTACATGAATCCTATGGCAAGTATTTGGTATGGGGTAGATCCATTGAAAGAGAAATATCCTGGTATTACATCTTATAATTATGTATTTTATAATCCTCTTTTTTTCAAAGATCCAAATGGAAAATCCGCGAAGGTTACAATAAATAGTCGAACAAAGACTATCGTTATAAGTGCAACACTTGTTTTCTACGGAGAATGTGCTTCTACTGTTATTGCATCTCAAACAGCAGCAGATATACAAAATAGTTGGAATGCAGCTCAAGGAAAAGTTACTATAGGAAAAACTACGTATAATGTCGTTTTCCAAATAAAAGGAGAATATAGAGACACTGGTGGTTGGCTAGGCCTAAAAGGAGTTGCTTTAGATATAGAGAAAGCTAACAATACTAATCCAGAGATAAATTACGTAGAAGTTGTTAAATATGCTACAGGAGGATCCATTGAGGGTGTCTCTTATATGGATATAGGAGGGAATGTTGGAGAATTTCAACTTGATAATATAAAAGGGCCAGGTACACTTACAGAGGCTCATGAGTTTGGACATAGTTTAGGCTTAAAACATACGGAAAGAGACCTTCGTGGTAAGGGGCAACCTAATATAATGGCTCCTCGTGGGACATTTGTTGATAAGAGCTACCAATATAATCCTCAAGCCAAGCCTGGTTCAAAAGGGGGCACATTAGACCCTGCAAAACGAAAGGTAACACAAAAAGATATTGATCAATTGAATATTAATAAATTAAATTTCAAAGATGGAAAAGCTTATCTTGGGCATGTTTCGGATTAA
- a CDS encoding RHS repeat-associated core domain-containing protein: MTYPDGEVVTYHYNAAGQVESMTSNKQGRQSVIVDRIGYDKEGHTVYTKLGNGTETTYTYDKQRERLQVMNLTADGQTVMENRYRYDAVDNILGITNAANPTSLTKLNKAKLGGRSLHTYEYDELNRLIHASGKAKSASYDMVMSFGRMSEPLTKVQKVDSTTTAKSYNFAYKYEDSNHPTAPTQIGHDHYTYDANGNPVLVTNDSTNTTREMYWDENNRLMVLSDNGKTSRYTYNAAGERIMKSYGTMEGVYINGAPQGITFHETDNFTLYPASILSVNKNRFTKHYFIGDKRVASRIGTGLFNNVYGRNGSYVTAGQQDYAERMNQIQKQKEAYYKQQGIAPGVPTMKGAYGDPENTKRGYNSIIDTLGNHDVPQGWIQTPKPNTTPNTNPGPPVSWNDPSNPDDPQAGYGYIPNDTTKEETFFYHSDHLGSTSYIADDKANITQYDAYLPYGELLVDEHSSSEDLPYKFNGKQFDEETGLYYYGARYLNPITSLWYGVDPLAEKYVATGGYVYTLDNPVRLIDPNGNWSWPWERGSLIEYRGNGVFGIRIENFSKTMQSNFKRANNNPANWRPGELGINTEIGKISVDNYAHKSFTIGRKPAGIDPKDGNVRIRRPIAKSTGQEDRRFHSFDPMPVRGSAKAVGAIAILDFANYAVDTYMTLSTFWDSNAFDDQMASFRKAIRAVNSQMNSIPDNYRKDTNKMGAILNYVFQGENTTKDKNIDKIGQNILSKSGRYDRTNKTYKPFIKR, translated from the coding sequence ATGACTTATCCTGACGGTGAAGTGGTGACTTATCACTACAATGCTGCAGGACAGGTGGAGAGTATGACGAGCAATAAACAGGGACGTCAGAGCGTTATTGTTGACAGGATAGGTTACGACAAAGAGGGTCATACGGTCTATACAAAGCTTGGTAATGGCACGGAGACAACCTATACCTACGACAAGCAGCGTGAACGTCTGCAGGTGATGAACCTTACAGCGGATGGTCAGACTGTGATGGAGAACAGGTATCGCTATGATGCTGTGGATAATATCCTCGGTATTACGAATGCTGCCAACCCAACGTCGCTGACGAAACTCAACAAGGCGAAGTTAGGAGGAAGGAGTTTGCATACGTATGAGTATGATGAACTGAACCGCCTTATTCACGCCAGCGGTAAGGCAAAAAGTGCAAGTTATGATATGGTGATGTCGTTCGGACGGATGAGTGAGCCACTCACTAAGGTGCAGAAGGTGGACTCAACGACAACTGCTAAGTCTTATAACTTTGCTTATAAGTATGAGGACAGTAACCATCCGACGGCTCCAACACAGATTGGTCACGACCATTACACGTATGATGCCAACGGTAATCCTGTGCTGGTGACAAACGACTCTACGAACACTACTCGAGAGATGTACTGGGATGAAAACAATCGTCTGATGGTACTCTCTGATAATGGCAAGACAAGCCGTTACACTTACAACGCTGCTGGTGAACGCATCATGAAGAGTTACGGAACGATGGAAGGTGTGTATATCAACGGCGCGCCACAGGGTATTACTTTCCACGAGACGGACAACTTCACGCTTTATCCTGCAAGTATCCTCTCTGTAAACAAGAATCGCTTTACAAAGCATTACTTTATTGGTGACAAACGAGTTGCTTCAAGGATAGGAACGGGTCTGTTCAATAATGTCTATGGGCGTAACGGCTCATACGTAACCGCTGGTCAGCAGGACTATGCTGAACGCATGAATCAGATACAGAAGCAGAAAGAGGCATACTATAAACAGCAGGGCATTGCCCCTGGTGTACCTACAATGAAGGGTGCGTATGGTGACCCCGAGAACACAAAACGAGGATATAACTCTATCATTGACACACTCGGCAACCATGATGTGCCACAGGGGTGGATTCAGACTCCGAAGCCGAACACCACACCGAATACTAACCCCGGTCCACCTGTAAGCTGGAATGACCCGAGCAACCCTGATGACCCACAGGCTGGTTATGGATATATCCCTAATGATACCACAAAAGAAGAAACCTTCTTCTATCACAGTGATCACCTCGGTAGCACGTCTTACATTGCAGACGATAAAGCCAACATCACACAGTATGATGCCTACTTGCCATACGGTGAACTCCTTGTAGACGAACACTCATCGAGTGAAGACCTACCATACAAGTTCAACGGCAAACAATTCGATGAAGAAACTGGCTTGTATTATTATGGTGCAAGGTACTTGAATCCAATCACGAGTTTATGGTATGGTGTGGATCCGCTAGCAGAGAAATATGTCGCCACAGGTGGATATGTATATACCTTGGATAATCCTGTGAGATTAATAGATCCGAATGGTAATTGGTCCTGGCCATGGGAACGAGGATCACTCATTGAATACCGTGGTAATGGGGTGTTTGGAATAAGAATAGAAAATTTTAGCAAAACTATGCAATCCAATTTCAAAAGAGCTAATAATAATCCTGCTAATTGGAGACCAGGAGAACTTGGTATAAACACAGAAATCGGAAAAATTTCTGTTGACAATTATGCACATAAAAGTTTCACCATAGGGCGTAAACCAGCTGGTATAGACCCAAAAGATGGGAATGTAAGAATCAGGAGACCAATTGCGAAATCTACTGGCCAAGAAGATAGAAGATTCCATAGTTTTGACCCTATGCCTGTAAGAGGATCAGCTAAGGCTGTTGGAGCGATTGCCATACTAGACTTTGCAAATTATGCGGTAGATACATATATGACACTTTCGACCTTTTGGGATAGTAATGCATTTGACGATCAAATGGCCTCTTTCAGAAAAGCAATAAGAGCGGTAAATAGCCAAATGAATTCAATTCCCGATAATTACAGAAAGGACACTAATAAGATGGGCGCAATTCTAAATTATGTTTTTCAAGGAGAAAATACAACAAAAGATAAAAACATTGACAAAATAGGACAAAATATTTTATCAAAATCTGGGAGATATGATAGGACAAATAAGACTTACAAACCTTTTATTAAAAGGTAA